One window of the Manihot esculenta cultivar AM560-2 chromosome 14, M.esculenta_v8, whole genome shotgun sequence genome contains the following:
- the LOC110600304 gene encoding peroxidase 11, with product MQNTQTPVQKGEKKTQILRYFLLYISYSNPFLPPPLIQEIQRTTMALTPLLHSKLFQVVLLVSVFIFSSGLYASDDSHLSLDYYASTCPTVFDIIRKEMECEVLSDPRNAALVVRLHFHDCFVQGCDGSVLLDDTISLRGEKKSSPNINSLKGFGIIDKIKNKVESECPEIVSCADILTIAARDAVILVGGPYWDVPVGRKDSKTASYELASANIPTADEGLVSIISKFLYQGLSVTDMVALSGAHTIGMARCANFRARIYGDFETASDRSPMSETYLSNLKSICPAAGGGDNNVSAMDNITPNLFDNSYYQILLKGEGLLNSDQELYSSILGIQTKQLVVKYAHDPIGFFQQFSDSMVKLGNITNSDSFANGEVRKNCRFVNT from the exons ATGCAAAATACTCAAACCCCCGTGcaaaagggggaaaaaaaaacaCAGATTCTACGTTATTTTCTCTTATATATCTCATATTCCAACCCATTTCTCCCACCTCCTCTCATTCAAGAAATCCAAAGAACAACAATGGCATTGACGCCTCTCTTGCACTCTAAGCTTTTCCAGGTTGTTCTTTTGGTTTCTGTCTTCATCTTTAGCAGCGGCTTGTATGCAAGTGATGACTCTCATTTGTCTTTGGATTACTATGCATCTACTTGCCCCACTGTCTTCGACATTATCAGGAAAGAAATGGAATGCGAAGTGCTCTCAGATCCACGCAATGCAGCTCTTGTAGTACGACTGCACTTCCATGACTGCTTTGTTCAG GGATGCGATGGATCGGTTTTGCTAGACGACACAATCAGTTTGAGAGGAGAGAAGAAATCTTCTCCAAACATAAACTCACTAAAAGGTTTTGGAATCATTGATAAGATCAAGAACAAGGTCGAATCTGAGTGCCCTGAAATAGTATCTTGTGCAGATATCCTCACTATTGCTGCAAGAGATGCAGTGATTCTG GTCGGTGGACCATATTGGGATGTTCCCGTGGGAAGGAAAGATTCCAAGACTGCAAGCTATGAGCTTGCGTCAGCAAATATTCCAACTGCAGATGAAGGTCTTGTATCTATCATTTCCAAGTTTCTTTATCAGGGCCTGTCTGTTACAGATATGGTAGCCCTGTCAG GGGCACACACCATAGGCATGGCTCGGTGTGCGAATTTTCGAGCAAGGATTTATGGAGATTTTGAAACAGCTTCAGACAGGAGTCCAATGTCAGAGACATATCTGAGTAACCTGAAATCTATATGTCCAGCTGCTGGAGGTGGAGACAATAACGTTTCAGCAATGGACAATATCACTCCTAATCTTTTCGACAACTCATACTATCAGATTCTATTGAAAGGAGAAGGACTACTGAATTCAGACCAAGAATTGTACTCCAGCATTCTTGGAATTCAGACAAAGCAGCTTGTTGTGAAGTATGCTCATGACCCAATAGGTTTCTTCCAGCAATTCTCTGATTCTATGGTGAAATTGGGAAATATTACCAATTCTGATAGCTTTGCCAATGGAGAAGTCAGGAAGAACTGCAGATTTGTGAACACATGA